The genomic stretch ATCTTCCACAGCAGCCTCCATTTCGGCCTCTCTCTCCTGCTTTGTTGGCTTCTCTCTCTTCCTTGATTGCCTCACTGTACCAATCTTGGTGGGGTCCAGCATAATTGTTTCAGGCGGGAGCTTGTCGAGAAGAGAGTGTACTTCCTTCTCTCTCCGCTGTTTCGATGTTTCAAACGGGTTTGCCACCCATGAATCGAAGTTGGGTTCTCCAGATCCAGGGATGAGAATACAAGACCAACCCATAGAGTGCCCTATGCTCAGAACATCTTCGTATGGTCGGAACAGCACTTTTCCTATCTGGTAGCCTTTCGCCATAGAATGACCCATATACCGACTATAATTTTGAGTCCCTGAGAAATCCCCGAGAATTTGTACAAATGAGCCAGTTCCAGTGGCAAGCAAACCTTTCTGACTGAAGTCCAAGGTCTTGGCATGACCTGGTAAAGTTTGGAGAACCTCAAATTTCCTCAAGTCCCAAAGCTTGATTTTCTTATCCATGCCAGCTGTGGCCATGAGATGTCCATTGGGGTGGAATGCTAAAGCTGAGATGGGTCCATGATGACACAGCATCTTCACGAGGGGAGCAGAGCTGGTAGGCTTCCACATGGTCACTATACCACCAGAATGACCCAAACCAACAACTCCATTGAATGGATTCACCTGCATTATGGCAGTACGGCCTAGACCAGTCCGGTAGTTACCAACCATTTCACCCATAGTAACATCTTGGTAATGAAGCTGcccaaatttatttatggaTGCTAAGAGGAAATGGTTTTTCAGAAACTGAAGTTTTAGTACTGAACCATGCTCCTGAAGGACAGAAAGAGCTTTAGACCACAAGCAACTCAAGTAAATATGAAATGCAAGGAAACTACATAAGATTAAAGCTAGGTTAACTCCATCATGTATCAGAATCTGGACACAGCTAATGAGAGGAAGGTGCACATGTATGTGGAATCACAAGGGTCCTACCATTACAGATTCTAACTGGAGAGATAACCAGACAACAGCATGATACAAACTAGAGAAAGTCTATGCAATGGACCTATGCTTCTGACATGATGGCGTACAGTTAATGTTCCATAATAATATCAGCCTGTTTGGCATGTATCAAGCTAGACCTCTGTGCATCAAACTTCATAAATTAATTCCAAGACAAATGCAAGCACAAAACATCCAAGTGATGGAACAATATGgcattcaaatattatttgatttcaaCAAGTGGGAAGGCAATC from Vitis riparia cultivar Riparia Gloire de Montpellier isolate 1030 unplaced genomic scaffold, EGFV_Vit.rip_1.0 scaffold725_pilon_pilon, whole genome shotgun sequence encodes the following:
- the LOC117910369 gene encoding probable U3 small nucleolar RNA-associated protein 7, giving the protein MGVEQANGTPTEVVPPSEQDISDELDVKVKKYLRGEGANLEALQDKKLKGQLVIREELYGKSAKAAAKAEKWLMPSEGGYLEAEGIEKTWRIKQESIAREVDILSSKNQYDIVLPELGPYTLDFTSSGRYMAVGGRKGHLAVIDMKNMGVIKDFQVRETVRDVVFLHNELFFAAAQKKYPYIYNRDGTELHCLKEHGSVLKLQFLKNHFLLASINKFGQLHYQDVTMGEMVGNYRTGLGRTAIMQVNPFNGVVGLGHSGGIVTMWKPTSSAPLVKMLCHHGPISALAFHPNGHLMATAGMDKKIKLWDLRKFEVLQTLPGHAKTLDFSQKGLLATGTGSFVQILGDFSGTQNYSRYMGHSMAKGYQIGKVLFRPYEDVLSIGHSMGWSCILIPGSGEPNFDSWVANPFETSKQRREKEVHSLLDKLPPETIMLDPTKIGTVRQSRKREKPTKQEREAEMEAAVEDAKSIPLRKKMKGKNKPSKKVKKREEAVARAKKPFLERQMEEENLSTKKQKISGEIELPKSLQRFARKKATT